The genomic stretch GTGGTTTcctaaaatacaaattaaaataccaaaaataaacattgATTGATGATCGGGGggtagcaggagcaggagactCAGCGGACAATGGGTAGTATAAACAATCAAGCCATCGGATTGTTGCCAatgggacaggacaggacagtcTCCGAGATGCTTGCCAAATACTTTTCATAGAATTATGCGAAACAGGAGACCTTGAAACGATTTTCTTGTGCGTTTCGTTTCCCTCAGAAATCGAAATCggaatcatcatcatcatcatttacATCGTCCTCATCGCTCTCGATAACGGCGCGCTTCTTCTTTGGCTGGGATTTCTTCTTGGATCCGCTACTGCTGTCCTCGTCGCGTGTGCGCTTGACCGGTCGTTTAATGGGAGAATCGCCGTCATCATCCTCGCCGCCGCTTGTCTTCCCATCAGATGCCGCGGCAGCGGATTCCTCTTCATCGGAGATGAGAGCGCTGTAATCGATTTTCTTGCTTGCCGCCCTGCGACCAGGACGCACTGCTCGCGGCTCCACTTCCGCGACTTCCACGCATTCGACATCGTCCGAGCTGTCATTGCCATGTCCTTTCTTGGCCTAGGAGCGATataacatttaattaattaataaataagaATTATATTCGATGTCTTATGCTCACCTTGGCCTTGCTGAAATCAAGCTTTCCCTGCTTCAAGGCGCCACCATTCTCCTTCTTCTGGCGCGGCTTCTTCTCGGCCGGTTCCTTCTTGGCGGCCGGCTCCTTTTTGACGGCTGGTGCCTTTTTGGCCTTTGGAGATATTTTTGGTCCAGACTCGACCAAAGCATCGAACTCGTCCACCTCCTCGACCTTAGTTTCACCCGGTTCAGATTTGACTGCTTTGCCCGTTGGCTCCTTCTTGGCTCTGGTGGCTAGCttggccgccgctgctgtctTCTTGACAATTTCATCGGTTACCTTGAACTCGACACGCTCGCCATCTGGGTCGGGGAATACGTCCCCGGTGGGAGCCGCCGCCGCGCCTTTGACCTTCCTACCCTTGGCCGTGGTAGTCTTCTGGCCCTTCATGGCCTTGGCTGTCTTCAGATTGACGCCCTGCTCTTCGAGTCGCTCCTTCTCCTCAACCTCGTTCAACTTCTGCTCCAGGGCATCGAGATCATCCAGCCAGAGCTGGTGGGGAGTCCGCTTGCGCAGGTTGTCCAGCTCGCTCAGCTTATAGTCGCGCTGCTTGAGCAACTCgttcttcttctcctcggtCAGCATCCACATGGACATGCCTAAGAGGTAGTCGAACTTCTTAACGTCCGTTAGCTTCTTAAAGGCTTTGTCGGGGTCGACCTCCTTTTTGACATccttcttgctgctgctcggaGCCGCCTGTTCGCCCtcttcgtcctcctcctcctcgttctCCGGCTCGGCATCCTCCATCTTGATGCGGCGCTGCCACTCCTTGACTGGGTCCGGACGATACCCGCGCTTCGTCAGCTCGTCGCACATGGCCTTGCGCTGCTTGTTCTCCACCACCAGCGTTTTCTCGCACTTTTCCAGAATAAAGCGAGCCTGATCGCTCAGTCGGTCCGCCAATGCCGTCAGCTGGCCCACTAAATACTCCTTCCTGCGGCCGTAGTACTCCACGCGCAGCTGGTAGAACTCTTTCAGCACGTCCGTGGACGAGGCGTACCGCCTCAGGCAATTGTTCTGATCGAAGGCGTGCATCTGATTGATCGACAGGGTGGAGCTCAGCTTGAACACGCGATAGAATCCGCCGTCCTCGGACTGAATGCGTCTGAACTCGCCCGGGGCAAAGCTGATCACGAATCGGACTGTGGTGTCCGTGTGGTATTCACGATATTCCGACACAATGGCCTTGACCTTTTCCGTGCCATTCGAGAGCGCTTCGAGGACGTTTTCCTTGTAGTTCTGCGTCCATACACCGATGGGCAGTTCCGTGATCTCGACTCGTTCGCCGGGCAAGATCTGAATGTTGCCAGTATGCACGTAGCGTCCGTCTGAGATGTACTCCATGCGTCCGGTGAAGTTTTTGTACCACGGATGCATCGGCAAGGGCTCCTCCTCGTTGATCATGCGCCTCAGATTCCTGGTAATCTCGCGGGGATTGTAGTTTGCTATCTTAGTGGACCATCCAGTGCCGATGCCCTCGGCTCCGTTCACCAGAACCATCGGTATGATGGGCAGATACCACAATGGCTCGATCCTCTGGCCATCGTCGGTCTGGTACTCCAGCAGCGGATCGTCCAGGGGGTGGTAGATGAGGCGCGTCAGCGGCGACATCAGTGTGAAAATGTAACGAGCGCTGGCACAGTCCTTGCCGCCCGTCAGCCGAGTACCGAACTGACCGCGCGGCTCCAGCAAGTTTATGTTGTTCGAACCAACGTAGTTCTGGGCCAGATTCACGATAGTCATCTGGAGGGAGACCTCGCCGTGGTGGTAGGCCGACATCTCCGCCACGGAGCCAGACAGCTGGGCCACCTTTACCTCGCGCTTGTCGTTGCGCTTGAAGCAAGTGAACATGACCTTGCGCTGGCCCGGCTTCAGGCCATCCACCAGGCTGGGGATGGAGCGCTCGTTGTCGGCGTTGGAGAAGAGTACCAGCTCGAGATTGATGAAGTCCGAGTAGCTGATGTGCTTGGTGCCCTTGGTGTAGAGGTAGCGCTCGGGTAGACCCATCTCCCTGCGGCGCTTCACCTCGTCCATGTGGTTGGTGAGCCAGACCTTTCGCGATTCGATATGCTTGCGGGAGAAGGCCATCATTATGTTGTCGTCATCCACCTGTCCGTCGTACTTGAAGAGGATGCGATGGCGCTCCATGTCCTGGAAGTACTCCTTTGCCTCCTTAGAGGTCGAAGTACCCAGACCCTTGTAGTACTTGACGTTGTACGTGTGGTGATTGGGCGTGTCCATCTTCCACTCCTCGAATTCGGGCAGCGAGTAGAAAGAGAGCTCCTCGTTCTTCTTGGTGACCTTCACAATGGGCGTGATGAACTCCTCGAGGAAGGGCAGGCGCAACAGCTCCGGCCAGTTGGTGTGCACAAAGTTGATCAGCAGACCCTTGATGTGGGAGCCGTCCTGATCCTGATCCGTCATGATCATCACCTTGCCGTAGCGCAGCGTCTTCAGATCGTCCTCGGTCAGATACTTTTTCTTATACTGGAGGCCGATGATCTTGCACAGATTGTTGATCTCGGCGTTCTCAGACAGCTGTTTGAAGTTGGCCTCGCGCACATTGAGCAGCTTGCCGCGCAGTGGGAACACCCCGTAGTAGTTGCGCCCAATCACGCCCAGGCCAGAGACGGCCAGCGACTTGGCCGAGTCTCCCTCGGTCAGGATGAGGGTGCAATTGATCGAGTTCTTGCCGCCGGCCTCGTTGGCATCCTCCAGCTTGGGTATGCCCTTGATCTTGCTCGACTTCCTGCCCCCCGTCTTGGCTATGTCGTTCTGGGCCTTGAATTTGGCCCATGCCAGCACAGACTCCACAATGCCCGACTTGGACAAGCTGGATATAAACTTTTCGGACAGAGTGCACTTCGAGCCGAAGCCCTTCGCCTGCAGGGTCATGTTCTCCTTTGTTTGCGAGTCGAAGGTGGGGTTCTCGATCAGACAGTTCACGAAGATCCACAGATGGTTGCGCACCTGGAACGGTTTGATGTTGATTCCGCCTAACCGAGGGAAATAACGGGGGAAACGTAACCATTAGATAATTTAGTTCGATAGCATCCTAGTGCTTAGTAGGCGGGCATTAcctttatttttcttcttcagAACCTCGATGAGCTGCTTGATTACATTGTCGACAACATGGTCGACATGTCTGCCGCCCTTTGTGGTGGCTATGGAGTTCACAAACGACACCTGCTGGAAGCCGCGGTCGGAGGGACAGCAGGCCACCTCCCATCGCTCGTTGGCCACCTCGTGTACTATCTTTATCGGCTGGCCGCAATCATCGTCCTGGTTCTTTACGTGTAGATCGATGTAGTCCTTGAAATTCTTCACCGTCAGTTTATTGCCATTGAGGAAGACGGAGACGCCCTTCGAGGAGGCAGCCACATCGAAAGCACGACGCGACATTAGGGCCACGATGTCCTCGTCCAGCCTCTCCATCTTGAACTTGGCCAGATCCGGGCTGAATGTGATGCGGGTAAAGTCGGTCCCATTGAAGTCCTTAATCTGTATGGCGGGCGGGAGGAGAAGGTtatagaatatatgtataaaggaTAAGCGGCTGGGGGAGTTTACCGTCACATCAGAAGCCTTGGACATGTTGGATCCCCAGGTCTGCTTAAAGTTCTTTTTGTACTGCTTGGTGGCTGTTTCCACAGTGAAGCTGGTGGAGAATATGTTGCAGAGCTTCGCTCCGTAGCCGTTGCGGCCGCCGGTGACCTTCTTCTCGTCATCGTTGTAATTGGACGAAGTCAGCAGGTGGCCAAAGATCATGGTCGGCACATACATCTTCTGCTCCTTGTGCATGGTTACTGGAATGCCCTGACCGTTGTTCCAGATGGACACGACATTTTTCTCGGCATCAATGTCAATCTTAATGGTGTTCATTGACTTGTCGCGCTGCTTGTTGTCGGCGGCGTTGACCAGGATCTCGTCGAAGATCTTGTACAGGCCCGGAACGAACGCGATCTCCCGCTGGATCATGCGCGCCTTCTCAAAGTCGTAGACCCACATCAGCTCCTTGGTGAACTCCACGGAGCCGATGTACGAGTCGGGCCGCAGCAGAATGTGCTCCAGCTGCGACTTCTTCTGGTACATCTGCTCGATGGACAAAGCGTTTCCGTTCTCCATGATtctgctcgtgctcgtgctgctgcttctggtgtGGTTGAGCTgtttgtattaaaataaattgttcATTATGAATTGTTGAGTTGAGTGCCGTCTATAATCTAACATCTAACCAAGGTTACTGTACCCAGTAGAAGTCCTACGCTCCGCTAAACAGCCATTAATCACGCGTGGATTGGGACAATGCCGAACATTCTTGCCCAGACGAGCTCGCGCTCGGGTTCCTACGAGTCTGCGACTGCACCAGACCTAAGCACGAAACGGTGAGCAGTCGAAAGTTTGGAAACTATAATATCACAATGCATGAAAATAAAATCGAAGGCATATATAATATGCACATGAATGCATATCTGAATAAAAGATTGTTGCTACTGTACTGGCGGGCGTCTAACGCGTCTAACAACCCTGGCTTTGGcggcatttgtgtgtgttcgtgaAAAAGTACCGCCGTGCCTGTGCTGTGTGTAAATCGGTCTTTGCCGGCATTCGCCGAATTAAGCAGAACTTAGTTATACCGAATCGATTGACAcccatttatttttttttttcaataaatagCACTAGACAGCAAGCGTGCATACATTTACTTGTATTGCGGTGAGTGGGGACGGGGACATTTTTGTACAGCGCAATGCAGTTCTTGATGTCTATACCGGCAGCGCCATTTTTAATTTGCgagcaaaaaacaaacgacGCGCACGGAAAAATTTAATTCTACACGAATAATGTGAATCACATAGGGAAATATCTGCCTGTTTTCGCTATACAAATTTAATCGCAGCTATATATTCAACTATCTATGACCCGGCTTACCTTGTTAATTGGTTGCGAGGTTTTAAGTATATTCAGTTGCTGCCGTCGAAAAAAAATTCTCGTCGAAATCGCCTCTTTTACACAAAGTAGAAGACGACGCGCTACAATTTTCGTTTTCCGTGCGCGGCCTAGCCTCTACTGCCCTGGAAGCTATTTTCAGATCgaacttattaattatattaaaacatttaaaagCCTTTAAACACTCCAAACACACAACCAGACGACGAGCAGGGAAAAAAACACCTTTTTGTTGAAGGCAGTGTAACCGCGGATTTATCTATAAAGCATACCTCCGatcctcagaaatataccaaaatataccgtctcattttaaaaatataccgtatatatactgacgaattcaagctCTATATTCGATTTTGTGTGTATATTCTGTGGAATATTACTTATCTAGATCTCTTAGCCCTGCCCAGCCCTACTGGATTATTTTAGATActtgattttgatatttttgccTCAATTTTGGTTCCTTAACAACAATATAGCGTCTCGTATGATGACAAACCgagcttagcccacttaagccccctctatttaagcagttcaacgacttgaggtaaattgcggaaaatattaacgattgttaattcttcttgtagattcaGGCGATCTTTCAAccgaacttaaaaaaaaaaacaaatatatgtTTCACATGAACTGCGCTaacattaaattttcattatatgCGGTTTAAAATTGCAATACCCCTttggcttataataggttaatcgttctccgttACGGATTGGAAatcatattgctcaattttgatgttccgtcaaatattattagctatataaagcatttagccatgcccacatagttttatccgattaatcaatcaatttccTAACAGATTGGCTTATTTTAGTGCTCCGTTTTATTTCAggtcaacaacaatttccactaAATTAATTATTGTACTGCCGTGTAACCTCATATTTTCTACATATTTAGAAATAGTACTGTAACATTGCGCGTCATAGGTCAGAGGCaccgaattttttttttaaataatctGTTTTATTCACCTTTGTTTGTTGAAAAATTTAGAAAGAAGAAAAGGAAACACTAACTGCAACAATTGAACATGCTTGGAGCGAGATTTCCCCGAGCTACCTGGACACCCTGTATCGTTCTATGAAGGAtcggatatatgtatgaaGTTAAAAACAAGGGAGGCAGTACTCATTcctgaaattgttttttttctttttctaataAATCTAAGATTTACAATatctaaaaattaaattttaatataagtTACTTTTAtctgaaaaaaataattagtTTTAGTACGTTATTTAGCACAGCTTGAAGAAACTTTCTacttttttgaataatttagttaaagaatcataaaataaaattctttaaaaataaaaagttataattaaaattttaatacaaGGATGCGTCTAAACTATTGACGAGCAGTAAATACATAGATGTGCCTGTTCATACAACGAACATGTCGCACATCGAACATAGAAAAAGTGAATCCTAGGGTCTTCGGCATCCATAGCCAGCCAGAAATATATAGTGTATGCctttttcgttttcagagTTTTCATGCTGGTTTGaattctgttttctgttgtgtcTCCAGTATATTTAAATGTATGGGAGCACACGCGTTCTCACGGTGGAACCAAAATTTGATTATGGTTTTGGTTTGAGTCTTCAACTGATAAACAGATCTGAccgccaaaaaataaatgaagaatgggcagggtCGACGACATAGTGAATTTAATAATCGCGCTCAAGCAAAGCGGAATTTAATAGATAAAAGACGTGTTGattgcaatttttgtttcGCAAGAATGGATTGTCGTCCTTCAGAGCTACAATCCTTGTTACACCTTGCCCCTAGCGAAATATATTTCTCGTTTTGCAGTCCTATGCTAAAatggtatttttatacccgatactcagaaGGAAACgcttccgaccccataaagtatatacatatattcttgatcagcatcaatagccgagtcgattgagccatgtctgtctgtccgtccgtccgtctgtccgtccccttcagcgcctaatgctcaaagactataagagctagagcaacgatgttttggatccagacttctgtgatatgtcactgctacaaaaatatttcaaaacttcgccccgcccacttccgccacaacaaagggcgaaaatctgtggcatccacaattttaaagatacgattatcgcagaatcgtagagaatggccatatcttttagactgcagaatctgaattggatcgcattattattatagccagcatcaagaaaacaatttcattttttcataCACATAGAAGCATAGctggctttgcttagagtaaaacattggcgcctagatctcagagactataaaagctagagcaaccaaatttggtattcacactcctaatatatcggaccgagacgagtttgtttcaaaatttcgccacacccccttccgcccccgcaaaggatgcaaatctggggatattgacaaatctcagagactattaaggctagagtaaccataATTgtggcgtctgccggaggagactCATACTGACCTAAGTcagtagagttgcggtgtccgcagcaactcacaacgttccccctcgtttttactTCTTTTACCTCTTGTGCTATCCGCACCTGTACATCTTTATGTACCGGTGGGTACACAAAGTTCTGCCAATTTGAAGAATTGAAATGACCGTTGTACAGGGGTCCCAGCACTCTGTCCATGAATCGATGGGATTGCGCCAGATTACTCCGGAGATGATTCACGTCCCAGAGCACTGGGAACTCCTGGGCAGCAGTCAGAGATGACGGCCATCAGGTTACGATCCAACCGGCGTCGGTGGATCTCGGCGAGCACCTGCGATAAACGATAGTTTATCACCCATCACCTGATGCGTTCCCAAGGCCtgttattatattatatttataaactTACCACTTTCATGTGGAGAAAGCTGAAATTAGAGCCATCCAGATTGAATCCTGCGATGGCCAGCACTTTCCacttgttggtttttgtttattcCAAATGGCGTATGCAAGTCCAATGGGGCAACAGAATGGACAACCCGGACGTGCCCAAATGGCGTATGCAAGTCCGAAGGGCCAACAGAATGGACAACCCGGACATGCATTTGCGTACGAAGCTGGGAATAGTGTGGGACAACCCATAGATCTCTCGCTGCATCCTCCACCGGCGTACCAGTGGATGCCTCCGCAATGGCCACGTAGTTCTCTATGACAATGTAAGTAATCCACAAATAATCTCTTTTATTCAACTTTCTAATCCATTTTCGACATCCATTCAATAGGTCAGCTCCTTGCAacgccatcaccatcatcgGCCCAATCACATGGATGGCCCATCGCCGAAGCGGAGATCAACGATTAACCAACCCGTGCAACTGGTGGTTTCCTCCTCTGCTGCCTCTCATGGCAATGACAAAGTTAGTAATCTTTTTAGGTTGATCTTTTATTCAACTTTCTAATCTTTCTTTcaacagctacaacaacagTGTGATGGCGCTTCGGCCGGGGTATTGCTCGTCGCGCCGGGTTccacagaaatttgtttgatctCCTGGTGTGGTAGCTGAAAGAGAGTCTCGTGGTTCAAGAATAAGGCGGGGATTGAGAGGTAACAAAAGAGATAgagttatttttattgttcttAAAAGGTAGAAAGTTTGGTAGGTGCGCGGGTTTTTCTTCTGGCTCTTCCTTCGGGGTCGTCCTTCGGGTTGGCCGCACGTGGGGGATGGTTGCGTGTCGTCCTGGTAGCCGTCCAATGCGCTCTCCAACCAGAcgattgagtttttttttcttccaaaAACCACTCAACTCTCGCTAGCGTGTCGTTGGTGCCCGGGTACTTGGGCTGCTCCTCTGGACCCCTTTTGCGTCCCTCGGCCGCTCCATCTCCTCGACGCCTCGGCGTCTTTGGATCCGTGAAGCTGAACCGGGCCGGTTTTgaaataaaaacgagggggaacgttgtgagttgctgcggacaccgcaactctacagttatacccgatactaagtcagtatggctctcctccggcagatggcgctcatattaagcgacacgacaaagagtgtgtgcgagagagacaaaaaaacagtctgagcgtgacgtcgggcgctgcatagccagtgaaaattggtttgttccttttggctataaaaatgacctgatctgatccaaattcagcgaccggatagatatggtcattctctatgattctgcgtttttagttttctcaaatctgcaatattgtggatggcacagattttcgtcctttgtgggggcggatgggggtggggcgaaattctgagatatacgttttatagtgacatcttaaaggagtgtgtgtaccaaatttggttactctagccttaatagtctctgagatttgtggttgccccagattttcgtcctttgcgggggcggaagggggtgtggagaaatttggacacgaaacggtcaaggtccgatatcacaggagtgtggataccaaatttggttgctctagctcttatgggttctgagatccttgaactcatattttggaattggcaaaaccgaccatgaaacctgtgtgttagagtgagacagagcgagaaagagtgaaattgttttcgtgattctggctataataattatacgatctggttcagattttgcactctgtaagatatattcatcttctacgattctgcgtttttagttttctcgtatcgtcaaaattgtggatgccacagattttcgccctttgtgggggcggaagtgggcggggcaaagtcttgaaatatttttggagcagtgacatatcacagaagtctggatccaaaacattgttgctctagctcttatagtctttgagcattaggcgctgaaggggacggacagacggacggacggacagacggacagacggacagacggacagacagacatggctcaatcgactcggctattgatgctgatcaagaatatatatactttatggggtcggaaacgattccttctggacgttacacacatctactttcaccacaaatctaatataccccaatactcattttgagtatcgggtataataaggCGTCACGGCGGTCCTCTTTTGCCGTATCCACTGCGCCAATAGCCGGTCCTATGCGGATGAAATTATCCCCCTTCTCCATCTTACCTAGCTTGGAAAAACTAACGCCGGATTAACTCAAGACTTTCGCGTTTCTGAAGCACTTagattaaaatatattttttttctgataAAAGAAAACGAATGCTCGGGTCGAGCGCCAAAACGGGAAGAGACCGAAGCCAAGCCCCTTCAACATGCTAGAACCTCCGGGCCCTCTCATAGAACAAGGGAAATGCCAGAGAAAGTTGACAATCTAGGCTGTTAAATCTATCACCCTTTCCTATGCCCCTTTTCGTGACCTCCCAAACCTAGCCCATAGAGGGTGTATGCTCTGCCACGGCCATTACGGTGCCGACCACTAGATGGCGCTGCGAACTAGCTCTCTCGGCTGATTCAAGCGGTACACACTATCACTGCATGATTTTTTCCAAAAGGTGCATGGTGCATAGTGCTGGTCTCAGAGCATGCAGAATCTGTCCTGTAATTAATGAAGAATGTTTTAATTACCCTTCAGACATGATTTAGTCGTAGTTCACAGCCAAGTCTTCACTCTCCTCAACGAATGGAATGATCGTCCCACAGCACATTGGGCCacattgtatgtatataagaaCTGAGATATCCTACCTCGCCCACCCCTACCGCCGATATAACGTGCAATTTTTActagtttttttgttgggtaaTACAGTTCTATTACTTTATTAATAGTTATGTAAGACATTCAAAATGCATGTcattaaattgtttatttcTACATCATTTTGGCACACTCCTTTCGATTTAAAATTCGAAGTTCAttattctttttatacccgatactcaaaatgagtattggggtatattagatttgtggtgagaatggatgtgtgtaacgtccggcccggccccataaagtatatatgtatattcttgatccgcatcaatagccgagtcgatggagccctgtctgtctgtccgtccgtccgtctgtccgtccccttcagtgcccagtgctcaaagactataagagctagcgcaacgatgttttggatccagacttctgtaataggtcactgctacaaaaatatttcaaaacttcgccccgcccacttccgcccccacaaaggacgaaa from Drosophila pseudoobscura strain MV-25-SWS-2005 chromosome 4, UCI_Dpse_MV25, whole genome shotgun sequence encodes the following:
- the Top2 gene encoding DNA topoisomerase 2 — its product is MENGNALSIEQMYQKKSQLEHILLRPDSYIGSVEFTKELMWVYDFEKARMIQREIAFVPGLYKIFDEILVNAADNKQRDKSMNTIKIDIDAEKNVVSIWNNGQGIPVTMHKEQKMYVPTMIFGHLLTSSNYNDDEKKVTGGRNGYGAKLCNIFSTSFTVETATKQYKKNFKQTWGSNMSKASDVTIKDFNGTDFTRITFSPDLAKFKMERLDEDIVALMSRRAFDVAASSKGVSVFLNGNKLTVKNFKDYIDLHVKNQDDDCGQPIKIVHEVANERWEVACCPSDRGFQQVSFVNSIATTKGGRHVDHVVDNVIKQLIEVLKKKNKGGINIKPFQVRNHLWIFVNCLIENPTFDSQTKENMTLQAKGFGSKCTLSEKFISSLSKSGIVESVLAWAKFKAQNDIAKTGGRKSSKIKGIPKLEDANEAGGKNSINCTLILTEGDSAKSLAVSGLGVIGRNYYGVFPLRGKLLNVREANFKQLSENAEINNLCKIIGLQYKKKYLTEDDLKTLRYGKVMIMTDQDQDGSHIKGLLINFVHTNWPELLRLPFLEEFITPIVKVTKKNEELSFYSLPEFEEWKMDTPNHHTYNVKYYKGLGTSTSKEAKEYFQDMERHRILFKYDGQVDDDNIMMAFSRKHIESRKVWLTNHMDEVKRRREMGLPERYLYTKGTKHISYSDFINLELVLFSNADNERSIPSLVDGLKPGQRKVMFTCFKRNDKREVKVAQLSGSVAEMSAYHHGEVSLQMTIVNLAQNYVGSNNINLLEPRGQFGTRLTGGKDCASARYIFTLMSPLTRLIYHPLDDPLLEYQTDDGQRIEPLWYLPIIPMVLVNGAEGIGTGWSTKIANYNPREITRNLRRMINEEEPLPMHPWYKNFTGRMEYISDGRYVHTGNIQILPGERVEITELPIGVWTQNYKENVLEALSNGTEKVKAIVSEYREYHTDTTVRFVISFAPGEFRRIQSEDGGFYRVFKLSSTLSINQMHAFDQNNCLRRYASSTDVLKEFYQLRVEYYGRRKEYLVGQLTALADRLSDQARFILEKCEKTLVVENKQRKAMCDELTKRGYRPDPVKEWQRRIKMEDAEPENEEEEDEEGEQAAPSSSKKDVKKEVDPDKAFKKLTDVKKFDYLLGMSMWMLTEEKKNELLKQRDYKLSELDNLRKRTPHQLWLDDLDALEQKLNEVEEKERLEEQGVNLKTAKAMKGQKTTTAKGRKVKGAAAAPTGDVFPDPDGERVEFKVTDEIVKKTAAAAKLATRAKKEPTGKAVKSEPGETKVEEVDEFDALVESGPKISPKAKKAPAVKKEPAAKKEPAEKKPRQKKENGGALKQGKLDFSKAKAKKGHGNDSSDDVECVEVAEVEPRAVRPGRRAASKKIDYSALISDEEESAAAASDGKTSGGEDDDGDSPIKRPVKRTRDEDSSSGSKKKSQPKKKRAVIESDEDDVNDDDDDSDFDF